From one Lysinibacillus sp. G4S2 genomic stretch:
- the groL gene encoding chaperonin GroEL (60 kDa chaperone family; promotes refolding of misfolded polypeptides especially under stressful conditions; forms two stacked rings of heptamers to form a barrel-shaped 14mer; ends can be capped by GroES; misfolded proteins enter the barrel where they are refolded when GroES binds), which translates to MAKDIKFSEDARSLMLQGVDKLANAVKITLGPKGRNVVLEKKFGSPLITNDGVTIAKEIELENPFENMGAKLVAEVASKTNEIAGDGTTTATVLAQAIIREGLKNVTAGANPVGIRKGIDKAVAAALTELHAISRPVSNKEEIAQVAAISAADDEVGQLIAEAMERVGNDGVITIEESKGFTTELDVVEGMQFDRGYASHYMVTDTDKMEAVLDNPYILITDKKITNIQEVLPLLEQVVQQGRPLLIIAEDVEGEALATLVVNKLRGTFNAVAVKAPGFGDRRKAMLEDIAILTGGQVITEELGLDLKSADITSLGRAAKVVVTKDNTTIVEGVGGADAIEGRIGQIRAQLAETTSEFDKEKLQERLAKLAGGVAVIKVGAATETELKERKLRIEDALNSTRAAVEEGIVSGGGTALLNVYAAVEKVADVEEGDVATGVKIVLRALEEPVRQIANNAGLEGSIIVDRLKREEIGVGFNAATGEWVNMMEAGVVDPAKVTRSALQNAASVAALFLTTEAVVADIPEPASAMPDMSGMGGMPGMM; encoded by the coding sequence ATGGCAAAAGATATTAAATTCTCAGAAGACGCTCGTTCATTAATGCTACAAGGTGTAGATAAATTAGCAAACGCGGTAAAGATTACTTTAGGGCCTAAAGGTCGTAATGTAGTTTTAGAAAAAAAATTCGGTTCACCACTTATTACAAATGATGGTGTAACAATTGCAAAAGAAATCGAACTAGAAAACCCATTCGAAAACATGGGTGCAAAATTAGTCGCAGAAGTTGCTTCTAAAACAAACGAAATTGCTGGTGACGGTACAACAACTGCAACAGTGTTAGCGCAAGCAATTATTCGTGAAGGCTTGAAAAACGTAACAGCTGGTGCAAACCCTGTAGGAATTCGTAAAGGGATCGACAAAGCAGTTGCAGCAGCACTTACAGAATTACACGCTATTTCTCGCCCAGTAAGCAATAAAGAAGAAATCGCACAAGTTGCGGCAATCTCTGCTGCTGATGATGAAGTAGGTCAATTAATTGCAGAAGCAATGGAACGTGTAGGTAACGATGGTGTTATCACAATTGAAGAATCTAAAGGCTTCACAACTGAGCTAGATGTAGTTGAAGGTATGCAATTCGACCGTGGTTATGCATCACACTATATGGTAACAGATACAGATAAAATGGAAGCGGTACTAGACAACCCATACATTTTAATTACAGATAAAAAAATTACAAACATCCAAGAAGTATTACCATTATTAGAGCAAGTGGTACAACAAGGTCGTCCACTGTTAATCATCGCTGAAGATGTTGAAGGTGAAGCTCTTGCAACACTTGTAGTGAACAAACTTCGTGGTACATTCAATGCTGTAGCAGTTAAAGCTCCAGGATTTGGTGACCGTCGTAAAGCAATGCTAGAAGATATCGCAATTCTAACAGGTGGTCAAGTAATTACAGAAGAATTAGGCTTAGACCTTAAATCAGCTGATATTACATCACTTGGTCGCGCTGCGAAAGTTGTTGTGACAAAAGACAATACAACAATCGTAGAAGGCGTTGGCGGTGCAGATGCAATCGAAGGTCGCATTGGTCAAATCCGTGCTCAGCTTGCTGAAACAACTTCAGAATTCGATAAAGAAAAATTACAAGAACGCCTTGCAAAATTAGCAGGTGGTGTAGCAGTAATCAAAGTTGGTGCTGCAACAGAAACAGAACTAAAAGAACGCAAACTTCGCATTGAAGACGCTCTTAACTCAACTCGTGCAGCAGTTGAAGAAGGTATTGTATCAGGTGGTGGTACTGCACTTCTTAACGTATATGCAGCAGTTGAAAAAGTTGCGGATGTAGAAGAAGGCGACGTAGCAACTGGTGTGAAAATTGTGCTACGTGCTTTAGAAGAGCCAGTTCGTCAAATCGCTAACAACGCTGGTCTTGAAGGCTCAATCATCGTAGATCGCCTAAAACGCGAAGAAATCGGTGTAGGCTTCAACGCTGCAACAGGCGAATGGGTAAACATGATGGAAGCGGGCGTAGTAGACCCAGCGAAAGTAACTCGCTCAGCGCTACAAAACGCAGCATCTGTCGCAGCTCTATTCTTAACAACAGAAGCAGTAGTAGCAGACATTCCAGAACCAGCATCAGCAATGCCAGATATGTCTGGTATGGGCGGCATGCCAGGAATGATGTAA